From Asterias rubens chromosome 6, eAstRub1.3, whole genome shotgun sequence, one genomic window encodes:
- the LOC117291580 gene encoding uncharacterized protein LOC117291580 isoform X2, with product MMSDTFTDEQDSDSNMADPAPDSVSELTEDTAHDDGDSPPTVPASNGITHSESTTANETGLSVSIVGVDDDATPGIRDEGMTDIRLTPSTPPPGYKDPPSYNSCMKFSAVDSSEEKHKEDDAENLEWDQDESVEPHIVVNPLDTELEDQASRSVRRRTDRADEEIEMSEMAGKSPSSSEIMETSLIVPSQTDFRDQRYEMPDQPNWELPEMESQDQPQSSWVDIFHKRVTEISSRHLLIILFSVLIAIFAVLIIVLLPLSFSYLEYYELGLREQRSTGRIFFGESAFESGRHALGPDYTFKKYPSWATNILLENVAVTTTSGLAISFSCSFQYFIREDELGLLEQRFDLGYHDVIEFVAQAAIKNIAASTGLDMYLERRRDVEVSFHETLRTKLGGNCCSNREKCLLDNTCHLCSNSTVNCNQGYHVDIPFFQLLTINLPDVIVNNNLEVQLMSEQAEMETYIQAELLTRKNIEKATALISNKAAEVLTNGTAAADLILSMGEAEARAKMEAANSRGLALMYDRMGVVTDQHKASLHWLRMLGQHEMLVMGVSFEEYLQLMKNYTIT from the exons ATGATGAGTGATACATTTACTGATGAACAAG ATTCGGATAGCAACATGGCAGACCCTGCACCTGATAGTGTAAGTGAGCTGACAGAAGACACTGCCCATGATGATGGTGACTCCCCCCCAACTGTGCCTGCTAGTAATGGTATCACACACTCAGAAAGTACTACTGCAAATGAG ACTGGCTTATCAGTCTCCATCGTTGGTGTCGACGATGATGCTACGCCAGGCATTAGAGACGAAGGTATGACAGATATAAGATTAACTCCTTCAACACCGCCTCCTGGCTACAAGGATCCTCCGTCTTATAACAGTTGTATGAAGTTTTCTGCTGTTGACAGCTCGGAGGAGAAACACAAAGAG GATGATGCTGAGAATTTAGAATGGGATCAAGATGAATCAGTGGAGCCTCATATCGTGGTTAATCCCTTGGATACGGAGCTAGAGGATCAAGCGTCGAGATCAGTGAGGCGTCGTACAGACAGAGCAGATGAAGAGATTGAGATGTCTGAGATGGCAG GTAAATCACCTAGCTCATCAGAAATCATGGAGACCAGTTTAATAGTTCCCAGCCAAACCGACTTCAGAGATCAGC GCTATGAGATGCCCGATCAGCCGAACTGGGAGTTGCCCGAGATGGAGAGTCAGGATCAGCCTCAGTCTTCGTGGGTGGATATCTTCCATAAGAGGGTGACTGAGATCAGCTCCAGACATCTTCTCATCATTCTATTCAGCGTTCTCATTGCTATCTTTGCTGTATTAATCATCGTCTTGCTACCGTTGTCATTCTCCTACCTGGAATACTATGAG CTCGGTCTGAGGGAGCAAAGATCAACAGGCAGGATCTTTTTCGGTGAGTCTGCGTTTGAGTCAGGAAGGCACGCCCTTGGACCAGATTATACCTTCAAGAAGTATCCATCGTGGGCTACTAACATCCTTCTTGAGAACGTTGCCGTGACTACAACGTCTGGATTAGCCATCAGTTTCTCATGCAGTTTCCAGTACTTTATAAG GGAGGATGAGCTGGGTTTATTGGAGCAACGATTTGATTTGGGTTATCACGATGTTATCGAGTTTGTTGCTCAGGCAGCCATTAAGAATATTGCTGCATCCACCGGCTTGGACATGTATCTAGAAAGAAGAAGGGATGTCGAGGTTTCCTTTCACGAGACACTCAGAACAAAGCTAGGAG GTAATTGCTGTTCAAACAGAGAGAAATGCTTACTGGACAATACATGTCATCTCTGTAGTAACTCCACAGTCAATTGCAACCAGGGTTATCATGTAGATATTCCGTTCTTTCAACTTCTTACCATCAATCTACCCGACGTCATCGTCAATAATAATCTTGAGGTGCAACTGATGAGCGAACAGGCTGAGATGGAAACGTACATCCAAGCTGAACTGCTGACCAGGAAAAATATTGAGAAAGCAACGGCCTTAATTTCAAACAAAG CTGCGGAGGTCCTGACTAATGGTACAGCTGCGGCTGACTTAATCCTGTCGATGGGCGAGGCAGAAGCACGTGCCAAGATGGAAGCAGCAAACAGTCGAGGTCTGGCTCTGATGTATGATAGAATGGGTGTGGTTACCGACCAACACAAAGCATCGTTACATTGGCTGAGAATGTTAGGACAGCATGAGATGCTGGTCATGGGTGTAAGCTTCGAAGAGTACTTGCAGCTCATGAAAAATTACACCATCACATAG
- the LOC117291580 gene encoding uncharacterized protein LOC117291580 isoform X1: MDRRRRIKYKLARISEEDEDAEEEANEETSMMSDTFTDEQDSDSNMADPAPDSVSELTEDTAHDDGDSPPTVPASNGITHSESTTANETGLSVSIVGVDDDATPGIRDEGMTDIRLTPSTPPPGYKDPPSYNSCMKFSAVDSSEEKHKEDDAENLEWDQDESVEPHIVVNPLDTELEDQASRSVRRRTDRADEEIEMSEMAGKSPSSSEIMETSLIVPSQTDFRDQRYEMPDQPNWELPEMESQDQPQSSWVDIFHKRVTEISSRHLLIILFSVLIAIFAVLIIVLLPLSFSYLEYYELGLREQRSTGRIFFGESAFESGRHALGPDYTFKKYPSWATNILLENVAVTTTSGLAISFSCSFQYFIREDELGLLEQRFDLGYHDVIEFVAQAAIKNIAASTGLDMYLERRRDVEVSFHETLRTKLGGNCCSNREKCLLDNTCHLCSNSTVNCNQGYHVDIPFFQLLTINLPDVIVNNNLEVQLMSEQAEMETYIQAELLTRKNIEKATALISNKAAEVLTNGTAAADLILSMGEAEARAKMEAANSRGLALMYDRMGVVTDQHKASLHWLRMLGQHEMLVMGVSFEEYLQLMKNYTIT; encoded by the exons ATGGATCGCAGACGAAGGATCAAGTACAAACTAGCGAGGATCAGCGAGGAAGACGAGGACGCAGAGGAAGAGGCTAATGAGGAGACATCCATGATGAGTGATACATTTACTGATGAACAAG ATTCGGATAGCAACATGGCAGACCCTGCACCTGATAGTGTAAGTGAGCTGACAGAAGACACTGCCCATGATGATGGTGACTCCCCCCCAACTGTGCCTGCTAGTAATGGTATCACACACTCAGAAAGTACTACTGCAAATGAG ACTGGCTTATCAGTCTCCATCGTTGGTGTCGACGATGATGCTACGCCAGGCATTAGAGACGAAGGTATGACAGATATAAGATTAACTCCTTCAACACCGCCTCCTGGCTACAAGGATCCTCCGTCTTATAACAGTTGTATGAAGTTTTCTGCTGTTGACAGCTCGGAGGAGAAACACAAAGAG GATGATGCTGAGAATTTAGAATGGGATCAAGATGAATCAGTGGAGCCTCATATCGTGGTTAATCCCTTGGATACGGAGCTAGAGGATCAAGCGTCGAGATCAGTGAGGCGTCGTACAGACAGAGCAGATGAAGAGATTGAGATGTCTGAGATGGCAG GTAAATCACCTAGCTCATCAGAAATCATGGAGACCAGTTTAATAGTTCCCAGCCAAACCGACTTCAGAGATCAGC GCTATGAGATGCCCGATCAGCCGAACTGGGAGTTGCCCGAGATGGAGAGTCAGGATCAGCCTCAGTCTTCGTGGGTGGATATCTTCCATAAGAGGGTGACTGAGATCAGCTCCAGACATCTTCTCATCATTCTATTCAGCGTTCTCATTGCTATCTTTGCTGTATTAATCATCGTCTTGCTACCGTTGTCATTCTCCTACCTGGAATACTATGAG CTCGGTCTGAGGGAGCAAAGATCAACAGGCAGGATCTTTTTCGGTGAGTCTGCGTTTGAGTCAGGAAGGCACGCCCTTGGACCAGATTATACCTTCAAGAAGTATCCATCGTGGGCTACTAACATCCTTCTTGAGAACGTTGCCGTGACTACAACGTCTGGATTAGCCATCAGTTTCTCATGCAGTTTCCAGTACTTTATAAG GGAGGATGAGCTGGGTTTATTGGAGCAACGATTTGATTTGGGTTATCACGATGTTATCGAGTTTGTTGCTCAGGCAGCCATTAAGAATATTGCTGCATCCACCGGCTTGGACATGTATCTAGAAAGAAGAAGGGATGTCGAGGTTTCCTTTCACGAGACACTCAGAACAAAGCTAGGAG GTAATTGCTGTTCAAACAGAGAGAAATGCTTACTGGACAATACATGTCATCTCTGTAGTAACTCCACAGTCAATTGCAACCAGGGTTATCATGTAGATATTCCGTTCTTTCAACTTCTTACCATCAATCTACCCGACGTCATCGTCAATAATAATCTTGAGGTGCAACTGATGAGCGAACAGGCTGAGATGGAAACGTACATCCAAGCTGAACTGCTGACCAGGAAAAATATTGAGAAAGCAACGGCCTTAATTTCAAACAAAG CTGCGGAGGTCCTGACTAATGGTACAGCTGCGGCTGACTTAATCCTGTCGATGGGCGAGGCAGAAGCACGTGCCAAGATGGAAGCAGCAAACAGTCGAGGTCTGGCTCTGATGTATGATAGAATGGGTGTGGTTACCGACCAACACAAAGCATCGTTACATTGGCTGAGAATGTTAGGACAGCATGAGATGCTGGTCATGGGTGTAAGCTTCGAAGAGTACTTGCAGCTCATGAAAAATTACACCATCACATAG